The following are encoded in a window of Telmatobacter sp. DSM 110680 genomic DNA:
- a CDS encoding oxidoreductase produces the protein MSKLKLATVWLDGCSGCHMSFLDMDERLLELAELVDVVYSPIVDAKDFPDSVDIALVEGAVASVDDEKKIKKIRAHSKMLIAIGDCAITGNVPAMRNPIGREAILDRAYFENATIQAQIPCVVVPELLKVVRPIHEFVKVDVYLPGCPPSADTFHTALTALITGEPLDIPALTRFGA, from the coding sequence ATGAGCAAACTGAAACTAGCAACAGTATGGCTTGACGGGTGTTCCGGATGCCACATGTCGTTCCTGGACATGGATGAGCGGCTGCTGGAACTGGCGGAGCTTGTTGACGTGGTCTACAGCCCAATCGTGGACGCCAAGGATTTTCCCGACAGCGTGGACATCGCACTTGTAGAGGGAGCGGTCGCTTCGGTTGACGACGAGAAGAAGATCAAGAAGATCCGTGCGCACTCCAAGATGCTGATCGCGATCGGGGACTGTGCCATAACGGGCAACGTACCTGCAATGCGCAATCCCATCGGACGTGAAGCGATTCTCGATCGTGCTTACTTTGAGAATGCGACGATACAGGCGCAAATTCCTTGCGTCGTGGTTCCCGAGCTTCTGAAGGTTGTGCGCCCCATACACGAATTCGTGAAGGTCGACGTCTATCTTCCCGGCTGCCCGCCTTCCGCAGACACATTTCACACAGCGCTGACCGCGCTCATCACCGGAGAGCCGCTGGACATTCCGGCCCTCACCCGCTTTGGAGCCTGA
- the nifJ gene encoding pyruvate:ferredoxin (flavodoxin) oxidoreductase: MSEQEMVILDGNEAAASVAYRLSEVVAIYPITPSSPMAEWADQWRSEGKKNIWGALPIVEELQSEGGAAGALHGALQAGAFATTFTASQGLLLMIPNMYKIAGELTPATMHVTARTLATHALSIFGDHSDVMACRSTGWAMLASNSVQEVADMALVAQIATLESRIPFIHFFDGFRTSHEVGKILPISDETIRALVDDKYIIQFRQNALSPDRPLLRGSAQNPDVFFQAREACSPFHAAVPGIVQSVMNRFAVQTGRAYHLFDYYGAADAERVIIIMGSGAEAAEEAVDAMVKQGEKVGMVKVRLYRPFDASAFINALPATVKAISVLDRCKEPGAAGEPLYQDVVTVLAEHADTLPFAAMPTVVGGRYGLSSKEFTPAMVKGIYDELNKTVPKNHFTIGIDDDISHTSLSYDPAFSTEDPRTVRALFYGLGSDGTVGANKNSIKIIGSETPNYAQGYFVYDSKKSGSMTTSHLRFGPNPIRSTYLITRASFVACHNFSFLEKMNVLEAAMPGAVFLLNSPYSAAEVWNKLPKSTQEEMLRKKIEFYVIDGYTVARDAGMGTRINTIMQTCFFAISGVLPREEAIAQIKKAIKKTYGKRGDAVVQKNYDAVDAALAHLHKVELPSAASSDFDLIPSISGKAPEFVRNVLGEIAAGRGDLLPVSAIPAGGAFPTGTAQWEKRNIAQFIPAWDKDLCIQCGKCVMVCPHAVIRAKIYSPELGDKAPATFKWAKPKWKSMENDHYTLQVAPEDCTGCAVCVDVCPVKSKSDASKKAINMVPQAPLRETERDNWEYFLDLPEVDRNKLSHSQVKDLQLLQPLFEFSGACAGCGETAYIKLLTQLFGDRLYVANATGCSSIYGGNLPTTPYSKNASGRGPTWANSLFEDNAEFGFGMRTALDQQKIFAELLVTRLASAIGPELAADIVNAPQKTESEITAQRERVKVLTTKLAAIDSSDARNLLAIAESLVRKSVWILGGDGWAFDIGFGGLDHVLGSGKNVNVLVLDTEVYSNTGGQSSKATPRGAVAKFAASGKMNAKKDLAMEAVSYGYVYVAQVALGGNDSHVVKAFQEAEAHDGPSIIIAYSSCIAHGYDLVHGLEQQKLAVQSGYWPLMRYNPALREEGKNPFQLDSRAPSIRLKDYAYREARYTMLARSNPEVAATLLKEAQDDVERQWRVYSSRASMPGRGETPNIAPAEKTEEKLAAPPAGGSK, translated from the coding sequence ATGAGTGAACAGGAAATGGTGATTTTAGATGGGAACGAGGCCGCGGCTTCTGTAGCCTATCGACTCTCCGAAGTCGTTGCAATCTACCCGATTACACCCTCGTCGCCGATGGCCGAGTGGGCGGATCAGTGGCGCTCGGAGGGCAAAAAGAATATCTGGGGCGCATTGCCCATCGTGGAAGAACTGCAAAGTGAGGGCGGCGCTGCCGGCGCACTTCACGGAGCTCTGCAGGCTGGTGCATTTGCCACTACCTTCACAGCCTCGCAAGGCCTGCTTCTGATGATTCCCAACATGTACAAGATTGCCGGTGAATTGACCCCGGCCACCATGCACGTCACGGCTCGCACCCTGGCCACGCACGCGCTTTCAATCTTCGGCGATCACTCCGATGTGATGGCATGCCGTTCCACGGGCTGGGCGATGCTGGCATCGAACTCCGTGCAGGAAGTTGCCGACATGGCGCTCGTCGCGCAAATCGCGACTCTTGAATCGCGCATTCCCTTCATTCATTTCTTCGATGGCTTCCGTACCTCGCACGAAGTCGGCAAGATTCTTCCCATCAGCGACGAAACCATCCGCGCGCTGGTCGACGACAAATACATCATCCAGTTCCGCCAGAACGCGCTCAGTCCCGATCGCCCCCTGCTTCGCGGATCCGCGCAGAATCCTGACGTCTTCTTCCAGGCGCGCGAAGCTTGCTCACCATTTCATGCGGCTGTCCCAGGAATCGTGCAGTCTGTCATGAACCGCTTCGCAGTTCAGACAGGTCGTGCCTACCACCTGTTCGACTACTACGGCGCAGCCGATGCAGAGCGCGTCATCATCATCATGGGGTCGGGCGCTGAAGCTGCTGAAGAAGCAGTAGACGCGATGGTCAAGCAAGGCGAAAAGGTTGGCATGGTCAAGGTCCGCCTCTATCGGCCCTTCGATGCCTCAGCCTTCATCAACGCGCTTCCCGCGACCGTCAAAGCGATTTCCGTTCTCGATCGCTGCAAGGAACCGGGCGCAGCCGGCGAGCCTTTGTATCAGGATGTAGTCACCGTTCTCGCCGAACATGCGGACACCCTTCCGTTTGCTGCCATGCCGACCGTCGTTGGCGGTCGTTATGGACTGTCGTCAAAAGAATTCACTCCCGCCATGGTCAAGGGCATCTACGACGAACTCAACAAGACTGTCCCCAAGAATCACTTCACCATCGGCATCGACGACGACATTTCGCATACCAGCCTTTCGTACGATCCGGCGTTCTCTACCGAAGATCCAAGAACCGTACGCGCACTCTTTTATGGATTAGGCTCCGACGGCACCGTAGGCGCAAACAAGAACTCGATCAAGATCATCGGCAGCGAAACCCCCAACTACGCGCAGGGCTACTTCGTATACGACTCGAAGAAGTCCGGCTCCATGACGACATCACATCTGCGCTTTGGACCCAATCCAATTCGATCCACCTACCTCATTACCCGCGCCAGCTTTGTGGCCTGCCACAACTTTAGCTTCCTCGAAAAGATGAATGTCCTTGAAGCAGCCATGCCCGGCGCGGTCTTCCTGCTCAACTCTCCTTATTCTGCTGCCGAAGTCTGGAACAAGCTGCCCAAGTCGACGCAGGAAGAGATGTTGCGCAAGAAGATCGAGTTCTACGTGATTGATGGTTATACGGTTGCACGCGATGCCGGTATGGGCACGCGCATCAACACCATCATGCAGACTTGCTTCTTCGCCATCAGCGGCGTGCTGCCTCGCGAAGAAGCCATCGCGCAGATCAAGAAGGCCATCAAGAAGACCTATGGCAAGCGCGGCGATGCCGTGGTCCAGAAGAACTACGATGCTGTAGACGCGGCGCTCGCACACCTTCACAAGGTCGAGTTGCCCTCTGCTGCTTCATCGGATTTCGACCTGATCCCGTCCATTTCCGGCAAGGCGCCAGAATTTGTTCGCAACGTGCTCGGCGAGATCGCAGCCGGACGCGGCGATCTGCTTCCCGTCAGCGCGATTCCTGCCGGTGGCGCATTTCCTACAGGCACCGCGCAGTGGGAGAAGCGCAACATCGCACAGTTCATTCCTGCCTGGGACAAGGATCTCTGCATCCAGTGCGGCAAGTGCGTCATGGTTTGCCCGCACGCCGTGATCCGCGCCAAGATCTACAGTCCCGAACTCGGCGACAAGGCTCCCGCAACCTTCAAGTGGGCCAAGCCGAAATGGAAGAGCATGGAAAACGACCACTACACGCTGCAGGTTGCTCCGGAAGATTGCACCGGTTGCGCTGTCTGCGTGGATGTCTGCCCGGTGAAGAGCAAGAGCGACGCCAGCAAAAAAGCCATCAACATGGTGCCGCAAGCTCCGCTGCGCGAGACCGAGCGCGACAACTGGGAATATTTCCTTGACCTTCCTGAAGTCGATCGCAACAAGCTCTCGCATTCGCAGGTAAAAGATCTGCAGCTTCTGCAACCGCTGTTCGAGTTCTCCGGCGCCTGCGCGGGTTGCGGCGAAACTGCCTACATCAAGCTTCTCACCCAGCTCTTCGGTGACCGGCTCTACGTCGCCAATGCGACAGGCTGCTCCTCAATCTACGGCGGCAATCTGCCCACTACTCCTTACAGCAAAAACGCCTCCGGTCGCGGTCCGACATGGGCCAACTCGCTCTTTGAAGACAACGCGGAGTTCGGCTTTGGCATGCGTACCGCGCTTGACCAGCAAAAGATTTTCGCCGAGTTACTGGTAACGCGTCTTGCCTCCGCCATTGGCCCCGAACTCGCAGCTGACATCGTCAATGCGCCACAAAAGACCGAATCTGAAATCACAGCACAGCGCGAGCGCGTGAAAGTCCTTACCACCAAGCTCGCGGCAATAGACTCATCTGACGCGCGCAATCTGCTCGCCATAGCCGAGTCGCTGGTTCGCAAGAGCGTGTGGATTCTGGGTGGTGACGGCTGGGCCTTCGACATCGGTTTCGGCGGACTCGATCACGTCCTCGGGTCAGGAAAGAACGTCAACGTCCTGGTCCTCGACACTGAGGTTTACTCGAACACTGGTGGCCAATCCTCCAAGGCAACTCCGCGTGGTGCTGTGGCCAAGTTTGCGGCCAGCGGCAAAATGAACGCAAAGAAGGATCTCGCAATGGAGGCGGTTAGCTACGGTTACGTCTACGTGGCACAGGTTGCTCTGGGCGGAAACGACAGTCACGTCGTCAAGGCCTTCCAGGAGGCTGAGGCGCACGATGGTCCGTCGATCATCATTGCTTATTCAAGCTGCATCGCCCATGGCTACGACCTGGTGCACGGACTTGAACAGCAAAAGCTCGCTGTGCAATCTGGGTACTGGCCGCTCATGCGCTACAACCCCGCGCTTCGCGAAGAAGGAAAGAATCCGTTCCAACTTGATTCGCGAGCACCGTCGATCCGCCTAAAGGATTATGCATATCGCGAAGCTCGCTACACCATGCTCGCTCGCAGCAATCCTGAGGTAGCTGCCACACTGCTCAAGGAAGCACAAGACGATGTTGAGCGCCAGTGGCGTGTCTACTCGTCCCGTGCCTCCATGCCGGGTCGTGGCGAGACGCCGAACATCGCGCCCGCAGAAAAGACCGAAGAGAAACTGGCAGCCCCGCCTGCCGGAGGATCCAAATGA
- a CDS encoding dihydrofolate reductase family protein, with translation MPKVRVAGFGVSLDGFSAGPEQSLNDPLGKRGPEIFQWFFHTKTFRAMQGKDGGSNDADDEYARRAMENFGAFILGRNMFGPIRGPWQNSDWKGWWGDNPVYHAPTFILTHHERDPIIMEGGTTFYFVTAGIGEGLQRAKQAAGDKDVKIGGGVSTVRQYLQAGLIDSIHLAVSPVVLGRGEALFTGIDLPSLGFSVKERTITPNATHVVLEKG, from the coding sequence ATGCCAAAAGTTCGCGTCGCTGGATTTGGCGTTTCACTAGACGGCTTCAGTGCCGGCCCGGAACAAAGTCTCAATGACCCGCTCGGAAAGCGCGGCCCCGAAATCTTTCAGTGGTTCTTTCATACCAAAACGTTTCGCGCCATGCAGGGCAAGGACGGCGGATCAAACGATGCCGACGACGAATACGCGCGTCGCGCGATGGAGAACTTCGGCGCCTTTATTCTCGGCCGCAATATGTTCGGCCCCATCCGTGGTCCTTGGCAAAACAGTGACTGGAAAGGCTGGTGGGGCGATAATCCGGTCTATCATGCGCCCACGTTTATCCTCACGCACCATGAAAGAGACCCGATCATCATGGAAGGGGGAACCACTTTCTATTTTGTGACTGCAGGGATCGGCGAAGGGCTGCAACGTGCCAAACAGGCAGCCGGAGATAAAGATGTCAAAATTGGAGGCGGCGTTTCTACGGTGCGGCAGTATCTGCAAGCCGGACTGATCGACTCAATACACCTTGCAGTTTCGCCCGTTGTTTTGGGCCGCGGCGAGGCCCTGTTTACCGGCATTGACCTGCCTTCTCTGGGCTTTTCAGTGAAGGAGCGAACCATAACTCCAAACGCGACTCATGTTGTGTTGGAGAAGGGCTAG
- a CDS encoding Ni/Fe hydrogenase subunit alpha, with protein sequence MTQTITIDPVTRLEGHGKITIYLNDQGEVENAQFHVTQVRGFEKFSQGRPFYEMPALTARICGICPVSHLLASAKACEAIMSVRIPHTAAQLRRILNLAQMVQSHALSFFHLSSPDLLLGMESDPAQRHIFGVAAARPELGRAGIGLRRFGQHVIELLGTKRIHTGWVVPGGVTEPLSAAKRDEMLAMLPEAYANVGLALAAYKQIADRFQQEISVFANFPSNYLGLMNEDESFEINDGALRLIGPKGDIIEDGITAQHFTEVIGEAVENYSYTKFVYYKPLGYPEGSYRVGPLARLNIVKSMGTPLADQELKEFKQLAAGPVESSFFYHHARLVEVLHGIEKIEHILADTQILDTHVRATAGVNRLEGAGQIEAPRGTLNHHYKVDENGLITWANLVVATGHNNNAMNKGVLQAARCYVKDGKFTPGALNRVEAVIRTFDPCLSCSTHAFGQMPLAMTMMSADGKVVDQVIR encoded by the coding sequence ATGACGCAAACCATCACGATCGACCCCGTTACCCGCCTTGAAGGTCACGGCAAGATCACGATCTATCTGAACGATCAAGGCGAAGTAGAGAATGCACAGTTTCATGTCACGCAGGTGCGTGGCTTCGAGAAATTTTCTCAAGGCCGGCCATTCTACGAGATGCCGGCACTGACCGCGCGTATCTGCGGCATCTGCCCCGTCTCGCACTTGCTGGCATCGGCGAAGGCTTGCGAGGCAATCATGTCGGTGCGGATTCCGCACACTGCCGCGCAGCTTCGGCGCATCCTGAACCTGGCGCAGATGGTGCAGTCGCATGCGCTGAGCTTCTTCCATCTCTCATCACCAGACCTTTTGCTGGGCATGGAATCCGATCCTGCGCAGCGTCACATTTTTGGCGTTGCGGCGGCGAGGCCTGAACTGGGACGCGCCGGAATCGGGCTGCGCCGCTTTGGACAACACGTTATCGAACTGCTGGGCACAAAACGCATCCATACCGGATGGGTTGTACCCGGCGGAGTGACCGAACCCCTAAGTGCGGCAAAGCGCGATGAGATGCTGGCCATGCTGCCAGAGGCATACGCTAACGTGGGCCTGGCATTGGCGGCCTATAAACAGATTGCCGACCGCTTCCAGCAGGAGATCTCCGTATTTGCCAACTTCCCGTCGAATTACCTCGGCCTCATGAACGAAGACGAGAGCTTTGAAATCAATGACGGCGCTCTGCGGTTAATCGGACCGAAAGGCGACATCATCGAAGACGGGATCACGGCACAGCATTTCACCGAGGTGATCGGCGAAGCGGTAGAGAACTACAGCTATACCAAGTTTGTCTACTACAAGCCGCTGGGCTATCCCGAAGGCAGTTACCGAGTGGGTCCGCTTGCACGACTCAACATCGTGAAATCGATGGGCACGCCACTGGCCGATCAGGAGCTGAAGGAATTCAAGCAGCTAGCGGCAGGTCCCGTAGAAAGCTCCTTCTTCTACCATCACGCGCGACTTGTCGAGGTGCTCCATGGCATCGAGAAGATCGAGCACATCCTTGCTGATACGCAGATTCTTGACACGCATGTGCGCGCGACCGCCGGCGTTAATCGTCTGGAAGGTGCTGGACAGATCGAGGCACCGCGCGGAACGCTCAACCATCACTACAAGGTGGACGAAAATGGCCTAATCACGTGGGCTAACCTCGTGGTGGCTACCGGACACAACAACAACGCCATGAATAAAGGCGTTCTGCAGGCTGCCAGGTGCTACGTGAAAGACGGCAAGTTCACCCCCGGCGCTCTGAACCGGGTCGAAGCTGTGATCCGCACTTTTGACCCATGCCTCAGTTGCTCAACGCACGCGTTCGGGCAGATGCCGCTGGCGATGACGATGATGTCGGCAGACGGCAAGGTCGTTGATCAGGTAATTCGTTAA
- a CDS encoding hydrogenase maturation protease — protein sequence MTFTARCLILACGNTLREDDGVGPFLAEWAEERWRDDARVRVLCDHQWTPDMAEVIASAETVIFVDCALDQTPGQILLRELSPAGLKPGLVTHHLGAAELLSVAQELYGTRPRRACLFTVGAGSIELGEGLSPAVRDALPDAKDILEVTVRQLLG from the coding sequence ATGACTTTTACGGCCCGATGTCTCATTCTCGCTTGTGGAAACACGCTACGCGAGGATGATGGCGTCGGGCCGTTTCTTGCAGAATGGGCAGAAGAGCGCTGGCGCGATGACGCGCGGGTCCGCGTTCTTTGTGATCACCAATGGACGCCGGATATGGCGGAAGTGATCGCCTCAGCCGAGACGGTTATCTTCGTTGACTGTGCACTGGATCAAACTCCCGGCCAGATTTTGCTGCGTGAGCTTAGCCCTGCCGGTTTGAAACCGGGATTGGTTACGCATCACCTCGGCGCTGCAGAACTGCTCAGTGTGGCACAGGAACTCTATGGAACACGGCCACGAAGAGCTTGTCTGTTCACGGTAGGCGCCGGAAGCATCGAACTGGGCGAAGGCCTCAGCCCCGCTGTCCGCGACGCACTTCCCGACGCGAAGGACATTCTCGAGGTTACTGTGCGTCAGCTCCTCGGCTGA
- a CDS encoding dihydroorotate dehydrogenase-like protein has protein sequence MIDVSTKYLGLKLNGPIVVSSTPLSESIENVHRMEEAGASAIVLTSLFEEQLALESRALDEDLSRGTESFAESLGYLPDLNDYRMTHEVYLDHVRRAKDAVKIPILASLNGVTSGGWMRFAQESEQAGADAIELNTYALATDRSQTSYELEAQLLELVENVCKAVKVPVAVKLSQSFTSLPHMAAKLEDAGAAGIVLFNRFYQPDFDIETLEVRPTLHFSTPSELLPRLHWAAILYGHLNIDIAITGGVHSAEDVIKSVMAGGTVAMMCSALHIHGIEHIGRVLSDLQYWLEKREFSSLSETRGCLSRRSVPDVSPFDRGNYIKTLSSYSLRQTVAAF, from the coding sequence ATGATTGATGTATCCACAAAGTACTTGGGCCTCAAACTGAATGGGCCCATCGTTGTATCTTCGACGCCGCTTTCAGAATCGATTGAAAACGTGCACCGCATGGAAGAAGCCGGCGCTTCGGCAATCGTGCTCACCTCACTCTTCGAAGAGCAGCTCGCGCTTGAATCGCGTGCGCTCGACGAAGACTTGTCGCGAGGCACAGAATCCTTTGCAGAGTCACTCGGCTACCTTCCCGATCTGAACGACTACCGCATGACTCACGAGGTTTATCTCGATCACGTGCGGCGCGCCAAAGATGCGGTAAAGATTCCGATCCTCGCCAGCCTCAACGGGGTGACCAGCGGCGGCTGGATGCGTTTCGCCCAGGAGTCAGAGCAGGCCGGTGCGGATGCCATCGAACTCAACACCTACGCGCTTGCTACCGATCGCAGCCAGACTTCCTATGAATTGGAAGCGCAACTGCTCGAGCTCGTAGAGAACGTCTGCAAAGCGGTCAAAGTGCCGGTCGCGGTCAAGCTCTCGCAGTCGTTCACCAGCTTGCCTCACATGGCCGCGAAGCTTGAAGATGCTGGTGCTGCCGGAATCGTCCTCTTCAACCGCTTCTATCAGCCCGATTTCGATATCGAGACTCTTGAAGTGCGTCCTACGCTGCACTTCTCCACGCCGTCTGAATTGTTGCCTCGCCTCCATTGGGCCGCAATCCTCTACGGCCACCTCAACATTGACATCGCGATTACGGGCGGCGTGCACTCGGCAGAAGATGTCATCAAGAGCGTCATGGCTGGGGGCACCGTTGCCATGATGTGTTCGGCACTCCACATCCACGGCATTGAACACATCGGCCGCGTTCTCTCTGATCTTCAGTACTGGTTGGAGAAGCGTGAATTTTCGTCGCTCTCCGAAACCCGGGGCTGCCTCAGCCGTCGTTCCGTGCCAGATGTATCGCCGTTCGATCGCGGAAATTACATCAAGACGCTAAGCTCCTACAGCCTGCGCCAAACCGTGGCAGCGTTTTAA
- the hoxU gene encoding bidirectional hydrogenase complex protein HoxU: MSESVGVKTLQIDGQEVSARSGQTILEVALENEIYIPTLCHLDGLSDVGACRLCVVEVKGNNKLFPACVTTVFEGMEVSTNTERLRKHRCNILELLFAERNHVCSVCVSNGHCELQTMAQNQGLTHVRLPYRNPELTVDASHERFTVDHNRCILCTRCVRVCAEVEGAHVWDVMGRGINSIVITDLHEDWGKSSCTRCGKCVQVCPTGALFDKAKIGSDHPKYPDFLPYLNQMREAQ; encoded by the coding sequence ATGAGCGAAAGCGTTGGCGTAAAAACACTGCAAATCGACGGACAGGAAGTCAGTGCACGCTCTGGCCAGACCATCCTCGAAGTTGCACTTGAAAACGAGATCTACATTCCGACTCTCTGCCATCTCGATGGACTGAGCGATGTGGGAGCCTGCCGCTTGTGTGTGGTGGAAGTGAAAGGCAATAACAAGCTGTTTCCGGCCTGCGTGACCACCGTATTTGAAGGCATGGAAGTCAGCACCAATACTGAGCGGCTGCGGAAACATCGCTGCAACATTCTGGAGTTGCTCTTCGCGGAGCGCAACCATGTTTGTTCGGTTTGCGTTTCAAACGGTCACTGCGAGTTGCAGACCATGGCGCAAAACCAGGGCCTGACGCATGTGCGCCTGCCTTATCGCAACCCTGAACTGACGGTCGATGCATCGCACGAACGTTTCACAGTCGATCACAATCGCTGCATCCTATGCACGCGCTGCGTGCGCGTATGCGCCGAGGTTGAAGGCGCACACGTTTGGGATGTTATGGGCCGCGGTATTAACTCCATCGTCATCACCGATCTGCATGAGGACTGGGGAAAGTCGAGTTGCACGCGCTGCGGTAAATGCGTGCAGGTATGCCCCACCGGAGCATTGTTCGACAAGGCCAAGATCGGCTCCGATCACCCCAAGTATCCGGATTTTCTGCCTTACCTGAACCAAATGAGGGAAGCGCAATGA
- a CDS encoding alpha-L-fucosidase → MILKPLAVGILSAAFLSTVSCFAQAPQKYHPTLESLDRHPLPQWYDGAKLGIFIHWGLYSVPGWAPINHPDHDFSSADYIRYNPYAEWYLNVLRVPGSPTAEYHKQHYGEQGYYDFAPTFNRESKKWNPDKMAAIFRDAGARYVVLTSKHHEGFTLWPSTTPNPTPSLKPSQLHAERDIVGELTTAVQNQGLKMGLYYSGGYDWTFNTGPIETDKDYDAVKPQSEAYGKYAFAQIHELIDRYHPAVLWNDIDWPKTGNALQVEADYYNAIPDGVIDDRFGIKHSDFTSPEYEKKDQISEKKWEECRGLGRSFGYNRAEGEKETIAPGELIALLVDIVSKNGNLLLDVGPEADGTIPPVQMERLKALGEWLKQNGEAIYDTTPWTKATGKSAEGDDLRFTKKGNDLYVTVLGKPKAQTITITDLPAKNGIAITQVGDNSDLGAKDQANGMRIALRGTPKGDYAYAFKLADYAR, encoded by the coding sequence ATGATCTTGAAACCACTAGCCGTCGGAATTCTTTCTGCAGCATTTTTGTCAACTGTGTCTTGTTTCGCGCAGGCACCTCAAAAATACCATCCCACCCTCGAATCGCTCGATCGGCATCCGCTTCCGCAGTGGTATGACGGAGCCAAGCTCGGCATCTTCATCCACTGGGGTCTCTACTCCGTGCCAGGCTGGGCGCCCATCAATCACCCCGACCACGACTTCTCTTCGGCCGACTACATCCGCTACAACCCCTACGCCGAGTGGTACCTCAACGTGCTCCGCGTTCCAGGCTCGCCAACGGCCGAGTACCACAAACAGCACTACGGCGAACAGGGATATTACGACTTCGCTCCGACCTTCAATCGAGAATCAAAGAAGTGGAATCCCGATAAGATGGCCGCTATCTTTCGCGATGCCGGAGCGCGCTATGTTGTTCTCACCAGTAAGCACCACGAGGGCTTTACCCTCTGGCCTAGCACCACGCCCAATCCCACCCCAAGTCTCAAACCGAGTCAACTGCACGCCGAGCGCGACATCGTTGGCGAGCTGACGACTGCTGTCCAGAATCAAGGTTTGAAGATGGGCTTGTACTATTCCGGCGGCTATGACTGGACCTTCAACACTGGCCCGATCGAAACCGACAAGGATTACGATGCCGTGAAGCCGCAGAGCGAAGCCTACGGTAAATACGCCTTCGCGCAAATTCACGAGCTCATCGACCGCTACCATCCTGCAGTGTTGTGGAACGACATCGACTGGCCTAAAACTGGCAACGCCCTCCAGGTCGAAGCTGACTACTACAATGCTATTCCCGACGGGGTCATCGACGACCGTTTCGGCATCAAGCATTCTGACTTCACTTCGCCCGAGTACGAGAAAAAGGACCAGATCAGCGAGAAGAAGTGGGAAGAGTGCCGTGGACTCGGTCGCTCATTCGGATACAACCGCGCAGAAGGTGAAAAGGAAACCATCGCGCCTGGCGAGCTGATTGCACTGCTCGTCGACATCGTAAGCAAAAATGGAAACCTCCTGCTCGACGTTGGCCCCGAAGCCGATGGAACCATCCCGCCGGTGCAGATGGAGCGCTTGAAAGCGCTCGGAGAATGGCTCAAGCAGAACGGAGAAGCCATCTACGACACAACTCCGTGGACCAAAGCGACAGGGAAGTCGGCCGAGGGTGACGATCTTCGATTCACTAAGAAGGGCAACGACCTGTATGTGACGGTCCTTGGAAAACCGAAGGCGCAGACAATCACCATCACGGACCTTCCGGCAAAGAATGGAATTGCGATCACTCAGGTTGGCGACAACAGCGATCTGGGGGCGAAAGATCAAGCGAATGGTATGCGCATCGCGCTTCGGGGAACGCCAAAGGGAGACTACGCCTATGCGTTCAAGCTAGCGGACTACGCCCGCTGA
- a CDS encoding MOSC domain-containing protein: protein MRLISVNCGLPREVEWHGTNITTSILKEPVEGRVALRTLNLDGDRQSDLTVHGGEYKAVYCYSVEHYDYWRAQLPGRELTMGAFGENFTIAGRADEDSVHIGDRFAIGSAEVVVTQPRLPCYKLGIKFGMDDMVKRFLSSGRTGFYLAVTHEGEVESGDEIRLLNHDPSSLTVSAITRLYVAKEYTDEDLRLVDKARKLDALPDSWKQWLYERAYRRKG, encoded by the coding sequence ATGAGACTAATATCTGTTAATTGCGGACTGCCCCGGGAAGTTGAATGGCACGGGACGAACATCACCACATCGATTCTTAAGGAACCCGTGGAAGGTCGCGTTGCTTTGCGGACGCTGAATCTGGATGGAGACAGGCAGTCGGACCTGACGGTGCACGGCGGTGAGTACAAAGCGGTGTATTGCTATTCGGTTGAGCATTACGACTACTGGAGAGCGCAGTTGCCAGGGAGAGAGCTAACCATGGGAGCCTTTGGAGAGAATTTCACCATCGCGGGCCGCGCAGATGAGGATTCGGTGCACATTGGCGACCGATTCGCCATTGGGTCGGCGGAGGTAGTCGTAACGCAGCCCCGACTTCCCTGCTACAAGCTCGGCATCAAGTTCGGAATGGATGACATGGTTAAGCGATTTCTTTCGAGCGGGCGAACGGGGTTTTATCTTGCAGTGACTCACGAGGGTGAAGTCGAATCGGGAGATGAAATCAGGTTGTTGAATCATGATCCAAGTTCACTTACTGTTTCGGCGATCACGCGACTTTATGTCGCGAAGGAGTACACCGACGAGGATTTGAGGCTGGTGGACAAGGCTCGCAAGTTGGACGCATTGCCGGATAGCTGGAAGCAATGGCTCTACGAGAGAGCTTATCGACGCAAGGGGTGA